One Coccinella septempunctata chromosome 8, icCocSept1.1, whole genome shotgun sequence genomic window carries:
- the LOC123318745 gene encoding zinc finger protein 830 — protein MSAPLGKKKLSQQELRKYMQQHKYKEKLPVKKIESPLAKYNDQGQLTCVLCKSIVRSEAVWNVHVNAKQHKDNVELAKKLKERTNNFTTPLKRPLTPPLQVSSKKPKSILKNGSTTSKVEEVNKNNQVDGDSSKSELPVDFFDSSTGNKAKNIQGKKQKVGEKPADQTFKESGETLPEGFFDDPKLDAKARNIEYKDPIQEEWEKFQKEIRDVEGESAAIIAEDQDEATNERQMDEIDEQIKNFSKVMVWEKKKAEVAPLIDEAKHKEIVEDEEEVEMDLDEAFDWRSKNPYK, from the exons ATGTCGGCTCCATTAGGcaagaaaaaattatcacaACAAGAACTAAGAAAGTATATGCAGCAGCATAAATACAAGGAAAAACTGCCTGTAAAGAAAATTGAATCGCCTTTGGcaaa ATACAACGACCAGGGACAACTCACCTGTGTTTTATGCAAGTCTATCGTAAGATCAGAAGCTGTATGGAATGTACACGTAAACGCCAAACAACATAAAGATAATGTAGAATTAGCAAAGAAACTGAAGGAAAGGACTAATAATTTCACAACCCCTCTGAAAAGGCCCCTAACTCCACCTCTTCAAGTTTCGTCTAAAAAACCAAAAAGTATACTCAAGAACGGGAGTACCACATCCAAAGTAGAAGAAGTAAATAAGAATAACCAAGTAGATGGAGATTCTTCAAAATCCGAACTGCCAGTGGATTTTTTCGATTCCTCGACTGGGAACAAAGCCAAAAATATCCAGGGCAAAAAGCAGAAGGTCGGAGAAAAACCAGCAGATCAAACGTTCAAAGAATCTGGAGAAACTCTTCCGGAAGGGTTCTTCGATGATCCGAAACTGGATGCAAAG GCTAGGAACATAGAATATAAGGATCCAATTCAAGAGGAATGGGAGAAATTCCAGAAAGAAATAAGAGACGTTGAAGGGGAAAGCGCTGCAATAATAGCAGAAGATCAAGATGAAGCAACTAACGAAAGACAAATGGATGAGATTGATGAACAGATAAAAAACTTCTCCAA GGTTATGGTATGGGAGAAGAAAAAAGCCGAAGTAGCACCTTTAATCGATGAAGCTAAACATAAAGAAATCGtagaagatgaagaagaagtTGAAATGGACCTCGATGAAGCTTTCGATTGGAGATCAAAAAATCCctataaatga
- the LOC123318736 gene encoding WD repeat-containing protein 61 produces the protein MYSVLLKKETAHEESIWCCTWGRRKSEKKIKTNEGGDDEKSRDSILSDDGGPTDYIITGGVDDLVNVWQLEDDTLKLHHKLEGHSLGVVSVAISNSGKLCASSSLDSSMRIWDLERGEKIANVECGPVDLWTVTFSPDDKYIVSGSHAGKITMYSVETAKAEHTFVSREIFILSIAYSPDGKYIAIGAIDGIIEIFDVANSKRCYTLEGHAMPVRTLCFSPDSQILLTGSDDGHMKLYDVQHTTVVGTLSGHGSWVLSVAFSPDGKHFVSGSADKTVKVWDASTKQCIHTFAEHTDQVWGVKFSPDSSKIVSVSEDRNMIIYSCPV, from the exons ATG TATTCCGTTCTATTAAAAAAAGAAACTGCACATGAAGAGAGTATATGGTGCTGCACTTGGGGCAGGAGGAAAAGCGAAAAGAAGATTAAAACTAACGAAGGAGGAGATGATGAAAAGTCTCG aGACTCGATATTGTCGGACGATGGGGGCCCCACAGACTATATTATCACCGGCGGTGTTGACGACTTGGTAAACGTGTGGCAATTAGAAGACGACACTCTGAAACTTCATCATAAATTGGAAGGCCACTCTTTGGGCGTAGTTTCTGTAGCCATAAGCAACAGTGGAAAGT TATGCGCTTCAAGTTCCTTGGACTCGAGCATGAGAATTTGGGATTTGGAAAGAGGGGAAAAAATTGCAAATGTTGAATGTGGACCTGTTGATTTGTGGACCGTGACATTCAGCCCTGACGATAAGTACATTGTTTCCGGATCTCATGCTGGCAAAATCACTATGTATAGTGTGGAAACGGCAAAAGCAGAACACACTTTTGTTTCAAGAGAAATTTTTATCTTGAGCATAGCGTAT AGTCCTGATGGAAAATATATAGCCATCGGAGCCATAGACGGGATCATAGAAATATTCGACGTGGCCAATAGCAAACGGTGCTATACCTTAGAAGGACACGCTATGCCAGTGAGAACTCTTTGTTTCTCCCCAGACTCGCAGATTCTTCTAACCGGATCCGACGATGGACATATGAAACTATACGACGTTCAGCATACCACCGTTGTTGGAACGCTTTCTGGCCACGGCTCCTGGGTATTGAGTGTGGCCTTTTCACCTGACGGCAAACACTTTGTGTCGGGTAGCGCTGATAAAACCGTGAAGGTTTGGGACGCAAGTACAAAGCAGTGCATTCATACTTTTGCGGAACACACTGATCAG gtttgGGGGGTGAAGTTCAGTCCAGATAGCAGCAAAATAGTATCAGTTTCTGAAGATAGAAATATGATCATCTATAGTTGTCCAGTTTGA
- the LOC123319000 gene encoding leucine-rich repeat-containing protein 57: MRPPSQYGEGVVATEAEEPDPRAVSMMIYTRLAGRAVIRVVGRCNEAKEHSNLDLSRCELMQVPDAVYHLMRHTELKSCDLSDNVITKIPPKFVDKFSLIKRLNLSHNQMAKLPEEIADLGSLSRLDISHNSFISLPNSIFKIPNLKELNASNNHITDVEVQCLQAAPSLETVDLSNNPLTRNCHNELERCSNIRIILTPRVMEDWEDLTI; this comes from the exons ATGCGACCCCCAAGTCAATACGGAGAAGGCGTAGTGGCCACGGAGGCCGAGGAGCCCGATCCCAGGGCTGTTTCTATGATGATCTACACTAGGTTGGCCGGCAGGGCTGTCATAAGGGTCGTGGGGAGGTGCAACGAGGCCAAGGAGCACAGTAACTTGG ATCTCTCACGCTGCGAGCTCATGCAAGTGCCGGACGCCGTTTACCACCTGATGAGGCACACCGAGCTGAAATCCTGCGATCTCAGCGACAACGTGATCACCAAAATTCCGCCGAAATTCGTGGACAAGTTCAGCCTCATCAAACGGCTGAACTTGTCGCACAATCAGATGGCCAAGCTGCCGGAAGAGATAGCCGATCTGGGGTCGCTGAGCAGGCTGGACATCTCCCACAATTCCTTCATCTCGTTGCCGAACAGCATCTTCAAGATACCCAACCTGAAGGAGTTGAATGCCAGCAATAATCACATAACAG atgtGGAAGTGCAATGTTTACAGGCCGCCCCATCTTTAGAAACCGTAGATTTGTCTAATAATCCACTAACGCGTAACTGTCACAACGAATTAGAACGTTGTTCGAATATAAGGATAATACTAACACCGAGAGTGATGGAAGATTGGGAGGATCTCACCATTTAG